From Calothrix sp. PCC 6303, a single genomic window includes:
- a CDS encoding carotenoid oxygenase family protein has protein sequence MVTTSINPYLDGNFAPVDKEITTDTLKVIGEIPPDLSGMFVRNGPNPQWTPIGQYHWFDGDGMLHGVRISNGKATYRNRYVQTKGWKIEREAGLAVWSGMLEPPQQNNPHGFYKNAANTALIWHAGQFLALWEGGAPHHIQIPNLDTIGEYTYNSQLKSAFTAHPKVDPVTGEMMFFGYSFAPPYLQYSVVSASGELLRTVPIDLPMGVIMHDFAITENYTIFMDLPLTLSPQRAQKGEPMMMFERDRSSRFGIVPRHGDNSNIRWFESPACYVFHTLNAYEEGDEVVLIGCRMSSTNVLSTKDTQSDPDGDIPRLHQWRFHLITGEVREQMLDDVPAEFPRVNENFLGRQTRYGYVGKIAQGSMPLFDGLIKYDHDNGKSQTHEFGQGRYGGEAVFVPFPNATSEDEGWLITFVYDSKEDTSELVIVNAQDINAEPVARVLIPQRVPYGFHGAWVSEEQLSASV, from the coding sequence ATGGTTACAACATCAATCAATCCCTATCTTGATGGAAACTTTGCACCAGTAGACAAAGAAATCACCACTGACACTCTCAAAGTCATTGGGGAAATACCTCCCGACTTATCGGGTATGTTCGTGCGAAATGGTCCCAATCCGCAATGGACACCCATCGGACAATATCATTGGTTTGATGGGGATGGAATGTTGCATGGTGTGCGAATTAGCAACGGTAAAGCGACTTATCGCAATCGTTATGTGCAAACAAAAGGATGGAAAATTGAACGGGAAGCGGGATTAGCTGTTTGGAGTGGGATGTTAGAACCGCCACAGCAAAATAATCCCCACGGTTTCTACAAAAATGCTGCAAATACTGCTTTAATTTGGCACGCTGGTCAATTTTTGGCGCTGTGGGAAGGTGGTGCGCCTCACCACATTCAGATTCCCAATTTAGATACAATTGGTGAATATACTTATAATAGTCAGCTAAAATCAGCTTTTACAGCACATCCCAAGGTAGACCCGGTAACGGGTGAGATGATGTTTTTTGGCTACTCCTTTGCACCGCCATATTTGCAATATAGTGTAGTTTCTGCGTCGGGGGAATTATTGCGAACAGTACCGATTGATTTACCGATGGGAGTGATTATGCATGATTTCGCCATCACCGAAAATTATACAATTTTTATGGATTTGCCCTTGACTCTTAGCCCCCAACGGGCGCAAAAGGGAGAACCAATGATGATGTTTGAGCGCGATCGCTCCAGTCGTTTTGGTATTGTCCCACGTCATGGCGATAACAGTAATATTCGCTGGTTTGAAAGTCCTGCTTGTTATGTCTTCCATACCCTCAATGCCTACGAAGAAGGTGATGAAGTAGTGCTAATTGGCTGTAGGATGAGTTCTACTAACGTTTTAAGTACTAAAGATACACAATCTGACCCAGATGGAGATATTCCCCGCTTACATCAATGGCGTTTTCATCTCATCACAGGGGAAGTACGCGAACAAATGTTAGATGATGTACCTGCGGAATTCCCTCGTGTAAATGAAAATTTCTTAGGAAGACAAACCCGATATGGTTACGTGGGCAAAATTGCACAGGGTTCCATGCCTTTGTTCGATGGTTTAATTAAATATGACCATGATAATGGCAAGTCTCAAACCCACGAATTTGGGCAAGGACGTTATGGTGGTGAAGCTGTTTTTGTACCTTTTCCCAATGCGACATCAGAAGATGAAGGTTGGCTGATCACTTTTGTTTACGATAGCAAAGAAGATACATCTGAACTCGTGATAGTTAATGCTCAAGATATCAATGCCGAACCTGTAGCGCGGGTTTTAATTCCCCAACGTGTCCCTTACGGTTTTCATGGAGCTTGGGTTTCTGAAGAACAGTTGAGTGCTTCTGTGTAA
- a CDS encoding NYN domain-containing protein, whose translation MLLLWRRYWHKVRDYLADPKEGRELIEMVIYLGLPPAKERFEEQRKSKEKFIYWAKSNGFLVVTKEGKAKGDDYENNVDVVMAIDAIELALEIKPDIVVLVTGDSDFAYLAQKLRRRGIRVEVASVEQSLGSDLKNSANSVVDLTEVFDKFDQHDTNQNYHRIGSYNIFD comes from the coding sequence ATCCTCTTACTTTGGCGAAGGTATTGGCATAAAGTACGAGATTATTTAGCTGATCCAAAAGAGGGAAGAGAATTAATAGAGATGGTGATTTATCTCGGTTTGCCTCCCGCAAAAGAAAGATTTGAAGAACAGCGAAAAAGCAAAGAAAAATTCATCTATTGGGCAAAAAGTAATGGTTTTTTAGTCGTAACCAAAGAAGGTAAAGCGAAAGGAGATGATTACGAGAATAATGTTGATGTAGTGATGGCGATAGATGCAATTGAGTTAGCTTTAGAAATTAAACCAGATATTGTGGTTCTGGTAACGGGGGATTCTGATTTTGCTTATTTAGCACAGAAATTGAGAAGACGTGGAATCCGGGTTGAGGTGGCTTCAGTCGAACAGTCTTTAGGAAGTGATTTAAAAAATTCAGCTAATAGCGTAGTGGATTTAACTGAGGTGTTTGATAAATTTGACCAGCATGATACTAACCAAAATTATCACCGCATTGGTAGTTATAATATCTTTGATTAA
- a CDS encoding DEAD/DEAH box helicase, translating into METNYTFKFNSSTASEALKAGLYHPINFYEARLDLFNLSVMADYDQLICLPTLTAIDKYWYQIETARKVLRQLGGRALLADEVGLGKTIEAGLIIAEYLARGMVQSLLVLTPASLVSQWQSELSDKFNIATITTDNRDPQQPIEEFWTDNPRIVASLNTAKSAKHYPHVTNRTWDLVIVDEAHHLKNRSTLNWKLVNALNKRFILMLTATPVQNSLVELFNLLTLLKPGLLQTEAAFKKEYVDSKNGRVPKNPEKLRSLMREVMVRNTRALVDVKLPKRFATTITVTPAAGEEKLYQDLSEYLRVAADKLDRLSRTNLLMRAGSSPGALADSLKQLSKRLPDEELKSLAKRASQVKQVEKSKALVEMLSKSSQKTLVFTTHKATSTYLAQTLQAAHIPFAEFTGGMSLKQKDEAIAAFRDDVSVLLASETGGEGRNIQFANAIVNYDLPWNPMKIEQRIGRIHRIGQTQDVFIFNFCLKGSIEEYILRILHDKINMFELVVGEIETILGNVDDEFDFSEIVMDIWLKHQVKPELDTAFEQLADNLLNAKNQYQQVQELDEQIFGEDFEA; encoded by the coding sequence ATGGAAACAAACTATACATTCAAATTCAACTCTTCCACCGCCAGTGAAGCCCTGAAAGCTGGTTTATACCACCCAATCAACTTCTACGAAGCACGATTAGACCTATTCAACCTCTCAGTCATGGCAGACTATGATCAACTAATTTGCCTACCCACACTAACTGCCATCGACAAATACTGGTATCAAATTGAAACAGCCCGAAAAGTCCTCAGACAACTAGGTGGACGTGCATTACTAGCCGATGAAGTCGGATTGGGCAAAACCATTGAAGCTGGACTCATCATCGCCGAATACCTAGCTAGGGGTATGGTACAGTCCCTATTAGTCCTAACTCCCGCATCCCTAGTTTCCCAGTGGCAATCAGAATTAAGTGACAAATTTAACATCGCCACCATCACCACAGATAACCGTGACCCCCAACAACCAATAGAAGAATTTTGGACAGATAATCCCCGAATTGTCGCTTCATTAAACACAGCTAAATCTGCCAAACATTATCCCCACGTCACCAATCGCACTTGGGACTTAGTAATAGTTGATGAGGCACACCACCTGAAAAATCGTAGCACCCTCAACTGGAAACTCGTCAACGCCCTCAATAAGCGGTTTATCCTCATGCTCACCGCGACACCAGTACAGAACTCCCTTGTGGAACTGTTTAATCTCCTAACCCTCCTCAAACCAGGACTACTACAAACAGAAGCCGCTTTTAAAAAAGAATACGTCGATTCCAAAAATGGACGAGTCCCGAAAAATCCCGAAAAATTACGCTCCCTAATGCGGGAAGTCATGGTACGTAATACCCGCGCTTTAGTAGATGTCAAACTGCCCAAACGCTTTGCCACCACAATTACCGTTACCCCAGCAGCAGGTGAGGAGAAACTTTACCAGGACTTGAGTGAGTACCTACGTGTTGCAGCAGACAAATTAGATAGACTTTCCCGAACCAATTTGCTGATGCGTGCTGGTTCATCCCCTGGTGCTTTGGCTGACTCCCTCAAACAACTAAGCAAACGCTTACCTGATGAAGAATTAAAGTCCTTAGCAAAACGAGCATCCCAAGTTAAGCAGGTGGAAAAATCAAAAGCCTTGGTAGAAATGCTCTCTAAATCTTCCCAAAAAACCTTAGTCTTTACAACCCATAAAGCAACCAGTACCTATTTAGCCCAAACCCTACAAGCTGCACATATCCCCTTTGCAGAATTTACTGGTGGGATGTCCCTAAAACAAAAAGATGAGGCTATAGCGGCATTTCGGGATGATGTTTCTGTACTCTTAGCATCGGAAACAGGGGGAGAGGGACGTAACATCCAATTTGCCAATGCGATTGTTAATTATGACCTACCCTGGAACCCGATGAAAATAGAGCAGCGTATTGGACGTATTCATCGCATCGGACAAACCCAGGATGTTTTTATTTTTAACTTTTGTCTCAAAGGCAGTATCGAAGAATATATTCTGCGGATATTGCACGATAAAATTAATATGTTTGAACTGGTAGTGGGAGAGATTGAAACCATTTTGGGGAATGTGGATGATGAATTTGACTTTAGTGAAATTGTCATGGATATCTGGCTGAAGCATCAAGTCAAACCAGAATTAGATACAGCATTTGAGCAATTGGCAGATAATTTATTGAACGCCAAAAACCAATATCAGCAGGTTCAAGAACTGGATGAACAGATTTTTGGCGAAGATTTTGAAGCTTAA
- a CDS encoding HesA/MoeB/ThiF family protein: MKKSTAISLHIPPKMWSEFRESMLKSRMFNEEVIGFLFCQRHQVSKSKIRYIPKTWVVPASDCYEHQSTSGLVLKQHFHSYLLENHLQVGLDVVHIHTHTGQGIPDFSHTDDRYESEYARFISSNFPKKPYLISGVFDENLQSGQFRIWDRKGQKFEYLNFCNSLFEVSKFEDVINHDDSIFARQKIFGKGNQKALNQLKVLLIGCGGIGSIFAELLGRLGVKNWVLVDPDRLETTNLNRMPSATQEMVEQQWHKVHYVKHLIKKIYSEGSSVKTIVTTVESELAKQEIATCDLIVVATDNHFSRKTAQELALQYMRPLVCLGTHIDMKSDNTPRMYCRVTVPPLGGAWCLMCGNIINLQRAALESAPLAINQIAANAGYLEGVNDPAVFWLNSICASTGVGVIHGMVSGFLNVDSGIDWIYEFPDGNWRKTNTEYLQNDDCYFCGMGSLEEVVEDSDFEDSDFEDSDFLGSDVEDSDFDNSDFFVW, from the coding sequence ATGAAAAAATCTACTGCAATTTCTCTACATATACCACCAAAGATGTGGTCTGAATTTCGAGAATCTATGCTCAAGTCTCGGATGTTTAATGAAGAAGTAATTGGTTTTTTATTTTGTCAGCGACATCAAGTTTCAAAATCCAAAATTCGGTACATTCCCAAAACTTGGGTTGTTCCAGCTTCTGACTGCTACGAACATCAATCTACAAGTGGATTGGTATTAAAACAGCATTTTCATTCCTATTTGCTAGAAAATCATCTTCAGGTAGGTTTAGATGTAGTTCACATTCATACCCATACAGGTCAAGGTATACCTGATTTTTCTCATACTGATGACCGCTATGAGTCGGAATATGCGCGGTTTATTTCATCGAATTTTCCTAAAAAACCTTATTTAATTTCCGGTGTGTTCGACGAGAATTTACAATCTGGTCAATTTCGGATTTGGGATAGAAAAGGACAGAAATTTGAGTATCTTAATTTCTGCAATTCGTTGTTTGAAGTATCTAAATTTGAAGACGTAATAAATCATGATGATTCCATATTTGCTCGACAAAAAATATTTGGCAAAGGAAATCAAAAAGCGCTTAATCAACTCAAAGTATTACTTATTGGTTGTGGTGGGATTGGTTCAATTTTCGCTGAATTATTAGGACGTTTGGGTGTGAAGAATTGGGTATTAGTCGATCCCGATCGCTTGGAGACAACAAATCTCAATCGGATGCCTAGTGCTACACAAGAAATGGTAGAACAACAATGGCATAAAGTCCATTATGTCAAGCATCTGATTAAAAAAATATATTCTGAGGGTTCCAGCGTCAAAACAATTGTAACTACAGTCGAAAGTGAATTAGCGAAGCAAGAAATAGCAACTTGTGACTTGATTGTGGTGGCAACTGATAATCATTTTTCTCGCAAAACTGCTCAGGAATTAGCGTTGCAATATATGCGTCCTTTGGTTTGTTTGGGAACTCATATAGACATGAAATCAGATAATACACCGCGAATGTATTGCAGAGTTACGGTTCCCCCCTTGGGTGGTGCTTGGTGTTTGATGTGCGGTAATATTATTAACTTACAACGTGCTGCTTTAGAATCTGCACCGTTGGCAATTAATCAAATAGCTGCTAATGCAGGTTATTTAGAAGGTGTGAATGACCCGGCGGTATTTTGGTTAAATAGTATCTGTGCAAGTACAGGTGTTGGTGTAATTCACGGGATGGTGAGTGGTTTTTTGAATGTAGATTCTGGGATTGATTGGATTTATGAGTTTCCTGATGGTAATTGGCGAAAGACTAATACCGAGTATTTGCAGAATGATGATTGTTACTTTTGTGGGATGGGGAGTTTAGAGGAAGTTGTGGAAGATTCAGATTTTGAGGATTCTGATTTTGAAGATTCGGATTTTTTGGGTTCTGATGTTGAAGATTCAGATTTTGACAATTCAGATTTTTTTGTCTGGTAA
- a CDS encoding SWIM zinc finger family protein: MSGINLSESIIRHNTNSKSFQRGEICYRDGSVLSVTQRGEEIQAEVQGSEQQPYR; encoded by the coding sequence ATGTCTGGCATAAATCTGAGTGAATCCATAATTCGTCACAACACAAACTCCAAGTCATTTCAACGAGGTGAGATATGCTACCGCGATGGCTCAGTGTTATCTGTTACCCAACGGGGAGAAGAAATTCAAGCTGAAGTTCAAGGAAGCGAACAACAGCCTTACCGCTGA
- a CDS encoding IS4 family transposase, with product MFDILSLLQCFLPQINATTMKQLNQIILAMLAMSGRVTMLGISRWTGSGGSYRTMLRFFHTVIPWATLFWLFFRKHLFRANEVYLLAGDEVVVSKSGKKTYGLDRFFSSLVSKPISGLSFFTLSLVSVEQRHSFPIQIEQVIKNDIEKSSVSPRPEIKAKEKRGRGRPKGSKNKNKTEVILTSELLRIKKMINELVKLVANFIPLTYLVLDGHFGNNNALQMARQVNLHIISKLRHDSALYIPYQNPDPNHRSRRKYGDKLDWRNISDEYLRQSSIEEDIQTDSYQATLLHKEFAQSLNVVILVKTNLKTNARSHVILFSSDLKLSSEKIIDYYKLRFQIEFNFRDAKQFWGLEDFMNIGQTAVTNAANLAFFMVNLSHHLLADFRILNPDSGIIDLKAHYRGFRYVHEILKMLPEIPEPILLTRIFAKLTSLGRIHHVSTGVESS from the coding sequence ATGTTTGACATTTTATCATTGTTACAGTGCTTCCTGCCGCAGATAAATGCTACAACGATGAAGCAATTGAACCAAATAATCTTGGCAATGTTAGCGATGAGCGGGCGAGTCACTATGTTGGGAATTTCTCGTTGGACAGGTAGTGGTGGTAGTTATCGGACGATGTTGAGATTTTTTCATACGGTAATCCCTTGGGCGACATTGTTTTGGCTATTTTTCCGCAAGCATTTGTTCCGTGCAAATGAGGTTTATTTGCTTGCAGGAGATGAAGTTGTAGTAAGTAAATCTGGGAAAAAAACTTATGGGTTGGATAGATTCTTTTCCAGCCTAGTAAGTAAGCCAATATCAGGGCTATCTTTCTTTACATTATCATTAGTAAGTGTTGAACAAAGGCACTCATTTCCGATTCAAATAGAACAGGTAATAAAGAACGATATAGAAAAAAGTAGTGTATCGCCAAGACCAGAAATAAAAGCCAAAGAAAAACGTGGACGTGGACGACCAAAAGGGAGTAAAAATAAAAACAAGACCGAAGTAATTCTCACATCTGAATTACTCAGAATTAAGAAGATGATTAATGAGCTAGTCAAGCTGGTAGCTAACTTTATCCCACTGACTTACTTAGTCTTAGATGGTCATTTTGGAAACAATAATGCTTTGCAGATGGCTCGACAGGTCAACTTACATATAATTTCCAAGTTACGCCACGATTCAGCATTATACATACCTTACCAAAATCCTGACCCTAATCATCGTTCACGCCGTAAATACGGAGATAAACTAGACTGGCGTAATATTTCTGATGAATATTTGCGTCAAAGTAGTATCGAAGAGGATATCCAAACCGATAGTTACCAAGCTACTTTACTGCACAAAGAATTTGCCCAGTCCCTGAATGTAGTTATTTTGGTGAAAACAAATCTGAAAACTAATGCTCGCAGTCACGTAATTCTGTTTTCTAGTGACCTAAAGTTGTCATCTGAGAAAATAATTGACTACTACAAACTACGCTTTCAGATCGAGTTTAACTTCCGTGATGCCAAGCAATTTTGGGGATTGGAAGACTTTATGAACATCGGTCAAACTGCGGTGACTAATGCTGCTAATCTAGCATTCTTTATGGTTAATTTATCTCATCATCTTCTCGCTGATTTCCGCATCCTGAATCCTGACTCCGGCATTATTGATCTTAAGGCTCATTATCGTGGCTTTCGATATGTCCATGAGATCTTAAAAATGCTTCCAGAAATCCCTGAGCCTATTTTATTAACCCGGATTTTTGCCAAGCTTACTTCTTTAGGGCGTATTCATCACGTTTCTACGGGCGTTGAATCCTCTTAA
- a CDS encoding DNA translocase FtsK, whose protein sequence is MSNYDNAEITCAVNALKLQGLSNQEILTEAEQVFDLSQQQYVVDILQESDFGSKIIRPIKSYDHNYLFEIIYQAVISGTSVEQIIDACSEELNLEDLAFSKLALEYILTNRYISKYERDAFIIELYQQYQEIKSYQDLIKIAESTKNIYLKQLVYKTAELVAKKNGEIPSLSLEKGIAQNNAIANTAQNTTLVQESFNSQVGNTLVETLNDFGITCSYIDTKTGPTFKRIKIKLGKGVSFKKVQGLGSDLVQQLGEQLGFDNPPMISVIPGAVVFDIPRCDRQIANFSDYVDLQSEIDINRIVIPAGVDVDGKYIEISLCDSNVYHTLGGGMTGGGKSQFEKAMVLYLALRYPPSLVKLALSDVKLVSLTCFNGLPHLIAPVAEDAASTLQIFNYLVAEEELRYQEFKKVGVENINEYNQMFCDRPMPRIISVTDECFDLLSDSTYKDQIEMALMKLLAKAGAAGINIFLFTQRPDKDVIKPLIRSNCSGKVAFMVSRPEDSGIILGNPDDDRAASLLGGGDMLYKSPKGVMRLQGLYLGTKAAFKGYLDQAMSAGNNSPCWDSKLNFSSFNIELKGETSSNNQTLRTKLNKLTTDSLVNNNHSEEFSFNITIDDLTKSQIYSLHSRGYELHQIVQEVFNLSRADGRKYKRIRDIIAEFIANLEEEDNNDT, encoded by the coding sequence ATGTCAAATTATGATAACGCCGAAATCACCTGTGCTGTTAATGCTCTCAAGTTACAAGGATTATCCAACCAGGAAATTCTAACAGAAGCAGAACAAGTATTCGATTTGAGTCAACAGCAATATGTTGTCGATATTCTTCAAGAATCTGACTTTGGTAGCAAAATTATTCGACCTATCAAGAGTTATGACCATAATTATTTATTTGAAATAATTTACCAAGCTGTAATTAGTGGGACTTCTGTTGAACAAATTATCGATGCTTGTTCGGAAGAACTAAACCTAGAAGATTTGGCTTTTTCTAAGTTGGCTTTGGAATATATTTTAACTAATCGATATATCAGTAAATATGAACGTGATGCTTTTATTATTGAACTATATCAACAATATCAAGAAATTAAATCTTACCAAGATTTAATTAAAATAGCTGAATCAACTAAAAACATTTACTTGAAACAACTTGTCTATAAAACAGCAGAATTGGTGGCAAAGAAAAATGGAGAAATTCCATCTCTATCCCTTGAGAAAGGTATTGCACAGAATAATGCGATTGCAAATACCGCTCAAAATACTACTTTGGTTCAAGAAAGTTTTAATTCCCAAGTGGGTAATACTTTGGTCGAAACCCTGAATGATTTTGGCATTACCTGTAGCTATATCGATACCAAAACTGGTCCCACCTTCAAACGTATCAAAATCAAGCTAGGGAAAGGGGTTAGCTTCAAAAAAGTTCAAGGACTTGGTAGCGACTTGGTTCAACAATTGGGGGAACAACTTGGATTTGATAACCCACCGATGATATCTGTTATACCCGGTGCTGTGGTGTTTGATATTCCCAGATGCGATCGCCAAATAGCAAACTTCTCAGATTATGTTGATTTGCAAAGTGAGATTGATATTAACCGTATCGTCATCCCCGCTGGTGTGGATGTCGATGGTAAGTATATCGAAATCTCCTTGTGCGATTCAAATGTTTACCACACTTTAGGAGGGGGAATGACTGGTGGTGGAAAAAGCCAGTTTGAAAAAGCGATGGTTCTGTATTTAGCACTGCGTTACCCTCCCAGCTTGGTAAAACTTGCCCTTAGTGATGTCAAACTGGTTTCCCTAACTTGCTTTAATGGACTTCCTCATCTTATTGCACCAGTTGCCGAGGATGCAGCTAGTACCCTGCAAATTTTCAATTATTTGGTTGCAGAAGAGGAACTTCGCTATCAAGAGTTTAAAAAAGTAGGGGTTGAAAATATTAACGAGTACAACCAAATGTTTTGCGATCGCCCCATGCCACGAATTATTTCGGTAACAGATGAGTGCTTTGATTTACTATCCGATAGCACCTACAAAGACCAAATCGAAATGGCTTTGATGAAATTACTTGCAAAAGCCGGTGCTGCGGGAATCAATATTTTCCTCTTTACCCAACGTCCCGATAAGGATGTGATTAAACCTTTGATTCGCTCAAATTGTTCGGGCAAGGTTGCTTTTATGGTGTCTCGTCCTGAAGATAGTGGGATTATTCTGGGTAATCCCGATGATGATCGCGCAGCAAGTTTATTGGGTGGTGGAGATATGCTGTATAAATCTCCCAAAGGTGTGATGCGTCTTCAGGGTTTATATTTGGGTACGAAAGCTGCTTTTAAAGGGTATTTAGATCAAGCAATGAGTGCGGGAAATAATAGTCCTTGTTGGGATTCTAAGTTGAACTTTTCGAGTTTTAATATTGAGCTTAAAGGTGAAACTTCTTCTAATAATCAAACTTTGCGGACAAAGTTAAATAAATTGACAACTGATTCACTAGTTAATAATAATCACTCGGAGGAGTTTTCTTTTAATATTACCATTGATGATTTAACTAAGTCTCAAATTTATTCACTCCACAGTCGAGGTTATGAACTACATCAAATAGTCCAGGAGGTATTTAATTTGTCCCGTGCTGATGGCAGAAAATATAAGCGAATTCGAGATATTATCGCTGAATTTATTGCTAATTTAGAGGAGGAAGATAATAATGATACTTGA
- a CDS encoding transposase, which translates to MSNSTQLYSQVLGYLRQYSTYRDLRHLKTLAWMINGLICSGQLSLSAWEPYVDSYAKQAQSYERRWHRFLENIRINVEKIYLPLALLALKDWEKHRLYLALDTTMLWNRFCMIHISVVCCGRAIPLLWRVLEHNSATVAFKEYEVMLRKARWLLRRDSDIMILADRGFANHDFLSWLQKSNWHYCIRIPSDTCLHGVRRYPTHVKSIYPNRGQAAFYRNVGLWQDCLIRCNLVVAYPEVVSEHWAVVTDEEPALKTLHEYALRFCVEELFLDSKSGAFELEDSRIRDAESLERLYLIAALALLYSTTHGMAVQIAGLRTCVDPHWNRGLSYLKIGLRWLKGVIHKGRQLLTPIPLLSQDPQPSFASNKARQDDNLGICFSRIYSFNSWV; encoded by the coding sequence ATGTCAAACTCAACCCAACTTTATAGTCAGGTATTAGGATACTTACGTCAATACAGTACCTACCGTGATTTGCGTCATTTAAAAACTCTTGCTTGGATGATTAATGGGCTGATATGTAGTGGTCAGTTAAGTTTGAGCGCATGGGAACCATATGTAGACAGTTATGCCAAACAAGCTCAAAGCTACGAGCGCAGGTGGCATAGATTCCTTGAAAATATAAGGATTAACGTTGAAAAAATATACTTGCCATTGGCATTGTTGGCACTCAAAGACTGGGAAAAACATCGATTGTATTTGGCATTAGATACAACTATGCTTTGGAATCGTTTCTGCATGATTCACATCTCAGTGGTGTGTTGTGGGCGAGCAATCCCTTTATTGTGGAGAGTATTGGAACATAACAGTGCAACGGTTGCATTTAAGGAATACGAGGTGATGCTACGTAAAGCTAGGTGGTTACTACGCCGTGATTCCGATATTATGATACTTGCAGATAGGGGCTTTGCAAATCATGATTTCTTGAGTTGGTTGCAAAAAAGCAATTGGCATTACTGTATACGTATCCCAAGTGATACATGCTTGCATGGAGTTAGACGTTACCCAACACATGTAAAATCAATTTATCCAAATCGAGGACAAGCAGCTTTTTATCGTAACGTTGGACTGTGGCAAGATTGCCTAATTCGCTGTAATTTGGTAGTCGCCTATCCAGAAGTGGTATCCGAGCATTGGGCAGTTGTTACAGACGAAGAGCCAGCTTTAAAAACATTGCATGAGTATGCTTTGAGGTTCTGCGTAGAGGAACTATTTCTGGACAGTAAATCAGGTGCATTTGAACTCGAAGATTCTCGCATTCGTGATGCCGAATCTTTGGAGAGATTGTATTTGATTGCCGCCTTAGCTTTACTTTACAGTACAACCCACGGCATGGCTGTACAAATTGCTGGTTTACGTACTTGTGTTGACCCCCACTGGAATCGTGGTTTAAGTTATCTCAAGATTGGTTTGCGCTGGCTCAAAGGTGTTATTCACAAGGGACGACAATTACTCACCCCAATTCCTTTGTTATCACAAGATCCTCAACCAAGTTTTGCCTCCAATAAAGCTCGTCAAGATGACAATCTCGGAATATGCTTTTCTCGAATTTACTCCTTTAATTCCTGGGTTTGA
- a CDS encoding M23 family metallopeptidase: MRIKLEIDRTKASNEDETVDNQQLDRISNDANWHYAFASFFLTLAIALPQISSWVESQYLVKSLQNLIVTTNTTDFRDARIAFPTVKNAPVTSGFGWRIHPITGERRFHTGIDFGADLGTPIYAVDAGSVELAGEKGGYGNTVVVNHNAGKSTLYGHASKLYVREGQQVIKGQMVAAVGSTGMSTAPHLHFEVRVNGKPVNPRPYLQQYLAGR; this comes from the coding sequence ATGCGAATCAAGCTGGAAATCGATAGAACCAAAGCCAGTAATGAGGATGAAACTGTTGATAATCAACAATTAGATCGCATCTCGAATGATGCAAATTGGCACTATGCCTTTGCTAGCTTTTTCTTGACTCTAGCGATCGCACTTCCCCAAATCTCCTCCTGGGTGGAATCTCAATATTTGGTCAAATCACTCCAAAACCTAATTGTTACAACTAACACAACTGACTTCAGGGATGCTCGAATAGCTTTCCCAACTGTCAAAAACGCTCCTGTAACAAGCGGATTTGGTTGGAGAATTCATCCAATTACCGGAGAACGCAGATTCCATACTGGTATCGATTTTGGTGCTGATTTGGGTACTCCAATTTATGCGGTTGATGCTGGTTCGGTTGAACTTGCTGGAGAAAAAGGAGGTTATGGGAACACCGTAGTAGTGAATCATAACGCTGGAAAATCAACGCTTTACGGTCATGCAAGCAAGCTTTACGTGAGAGAAGGACAGCAGGTTATAAAGGGACAGATGGTTGCAGCAGTAGGTAGTACCGGAATGTCTACTGCACCACATTTACATTTTGAAGTTCGAGTTAATGGTAAACCTGTTAACCCCCGTCCTTACTTGCAACAGTATTTAGCAGGTCGGTAA